One Setaria italica strain Yugu1 chromosome II, Setaria_italica_v2.0, whole genome shotgun sequence DNA segment encodes these proteins:
- the LOC111256365 gene encoding uncharacterized protein LOC111256365 encodes MREMQNEMRTLRQAARAGAAQPNPTTSTQEVAAPVGPESGVSLREWVGMKLDSFDGSGTPIQAADWLSYVEDKMEAFEVSAHDRVRYGAQLLKGEAQIWWKGVQSARTVAHGSLTWPEFVRQFERKFYLVTFLDKMKIELNKYVQERKIVAEYEVGFNQIVRFVPHVAHDDVEKARQFRQGLKPSICVGCL; translated from the coding sequence ATGCGTGAAATGCAAAATGAGATGAGGACTTTGAGGCAGGCTGCTCGTGCGGGTGCAGCACAACCTAATCCTACTACCTCTACTCAGGAAGTTGCTGCCCCAGTTGGCCCTGAGAGTGGTGTCTCGCTGAGAGAGTGGGTTGGCATGAAGCTGGATAGTTTTGATGGCAGTGGTACTCCCATTCAGGCTGCTGATTGGTTGTCATATGTGGAGGATAAAATGGAAGCTTTTGAGGTGTCAGCTCATGATCGTGTTCGTTATGGGGCACAATTACTAAAGGGTGAGGCACAGATTTGGTGGAAGGGTGTGCAGTCAGCTCGCACGGTTGCGCATGGTTCTTTAACTTGGCCTGAGTTTGTTAGGCAGTTTGAGAGGAAGTTTTACCTGGTGACCTTCCTGGACAAGATGAAAATTGAGCTAAATAAGTATGTGCAAGAAAGGAAGATAGTGGCTGAGTATGAGGTGGGGTTCAACCAGATTGTTCGCTTTGTTCCACATGTGGCCCATGATGATGTAGAGAAAGCAAGGCAATTTCGTCAAGGCCTTAAGCCTTCAATATGTGTTGGGTGCCTTTGA